The following nucleotide sequence is from Ornithodoros turicata isolate Travis chromosome 2, ASM3712646v1, whole genome shotgun sequence.
TATTTTCCAGGTATTCCCATCAGTTGCGGCTTCCAAAGTGTTGCTGGAAGTCGTTAACAGGTCAAGAGTGAACGCTGTGAACGCAATGATGGACGAAGTCAGCAAGCAAATCGGGGTGTCATTCATGAACTCGAAATGGCTGGACAATGACACCAAGAAACGAGCGCTGAAGAAATTGTCTCTCGTGATCAGGCTTCTAGGGTATCACTACGACATGATGTCACCCCAAGAATACGACAATTACTTGAAATATGTTCCTGACATGAAGGGAGTGTACATACAGAATATTCTCGATGCTTCCAAAGGACAAGCCAAACATTATTGGGGGGCATGGAAGCCCAATGCCCTCAATTTGTCCATTCACCAGCAGACAGTTTCCATACCACTGTACGCCGTGAATGGCGTAAATTTCGGTGGTTTAAACATGATATTTGTGCCTGCGGCATCATTCTACCGTCCACTGTTCACTTACGGTGGTCCTCCGGAACTCAATTACGCCGGTGTAGGCCACATAATAACGCACGAAATAATGCACAGCTTCGACAACAATGGTGTTTATCGCAATGGTTATGGTGATGTGGACCCGTGGTTTACGAATCAAAGTATCGAAGCCTTTGGAAACTTGCAAGCCTGTTATTCAGATCAAATTGATCGTGCACCAAGAGCTCGGGCGTTCCTTGACTACCCCCACGAATACCTGGCAGACACACTGGCCATGGAATCTCTTACGAGGGCCTACCAGAAAGCGTCTGCCATTTCAAATGTTACTCTGGGTAACGTGAAGGGGCTAACAAGTGATCAGCTGTTTTACATAACGGGGTGCCTTATGTGGTGCGGTGTTCCTAGCCTGGTGAAAAGCGGTTCCCATCCTGATCTGGACGAAAGGTGTAACGTACCGTTCACGAACTCTGAACACTTCAGTGAAACTTTTTCGTGTCGCCCTGATGCACCCATGAATCCGTCAAAAAAGTGCCGCTTCTTTTAGAAGTGCGCTCAAACTGCTGCCTCCTCAAATAAACATTTCTAACGTACACCTTGCATGGAGTATACACGTATTCTGTAGTTCTGTGCAGACGAGGTAACGCTTGAGCTTTCAGAGAGGAATTCCGATATTGCTGTTTCGTAGCCGCGGGCGATCGCCGCGCCAGAAAGCCACGCACACATCTCcaacaaaggccaaagagaaCCACAAAGCTATAGATTTTAACGAGGGAATATTATGCACACGTGTCCAGATCGAGCACGACAACAGGATGACCATAACGCTCTggaccagtgatttccccagaaattcactgctgggagggtgccgagctttcaagggggggggggggggggtatgcttggtgaacgttccacttaaggaatttttcttagacacgcaAAGAATCGTGGCATAAttgtgacatatctgcacagctttcccgttttattagtacatgttattacgttagaacgcAGTATATTAGAATATAGATTCATTATGAatggcatttcaacattaagatgcataatcgcacgaccgacaaagaaaaaagactagcaccttgtctcacgaagctcaatgagcaACCAAAGAAGAAAACCTTACACGAAAAAATCAGAATACCTTGCTTGATTGatttgggcgcaaatggttcttgatgatccacattgagtttgcgtgcctgcacgcatttttgctggtatatgcgcgcaatatgtgcattgaacagtcactttcaaatgattttggacaaatccatggtacgatcatctgaaTGACTGTGGTCTTACGGcataagtttgacagtacaggatgtaattcgcagcgctggactcactaccagaatgtgttggtggccgagttgggtggggtcacctgaaaaatttcaggggggggggggtgttgcaaaagtgcagggagggtgtacatcCCAGGGAAATCCCTGCTCTGGACAGAGGTTGCGAAACAGACCATGTATTCATTGATCTCAGAAAAGGTTTGGATAAGGTCTCTCACGCCTTCCTGCGAGATAATACACGCTAACAGTGGACCTCTTTCAcactcgcgtcgtatcctagcgcaACACAATCGGCGCACGCGAACGCATAGCCGGCTAGAGACCTTGTAGCGGtactctcaaaccactagtctccgtgcgctccttagcgTCGTTCCCAGCGACaacacaacaggggtggactgccacaGTCACTCTTCCCATTGGGATCAATACTCGTagccgccgtctttaatgagtatgactgacgataacgtaacattccatacaactagtcatccggtaagcatctgagtagcgtatcaacgttcgaaagatcaaggaaaaagtAAACTACTTGCTTctgcgtgcgatatgcacagttcTTCACGTGAGGAGTGTTGGCCGATGCAATATCTGTTCTACACTGGTTCCCGAGCCGGACGAAATGAGCtggcacgaaatgaacacgaacggaaacgaaaatgaacgaaaacaaacgcgggaaaatgaaggaactcggccACGGTGTAAGAAGAGGCAGGTGGCCGAACGCGCAGCAAGCGCTCTGCGCCGGCGGTGTCGAAACCTTGCTCGAGGTTCGAGGAGGCGCCGCAAGGGGCAGCACGCGTAGGGGGTAGGGGGGCTTTCGCTGGCCTCTATCTCGCAGCGTTTGCATGGCGGGAGCGGATCGTTCCTCGTGTTGTACGTGATCTGAGACGAGAGAGAGCGTAATAATGGGCAAGAAGTGCTTTGTTCTCGGCTGTCGCAGCGTCTACAGGTCGTGCAAAGAGAAAGTGTCGCTCTTTTCCGTTCCTAAAGATGTCGAGCGACTGAACGCGTGGAGACGATAGACCCGCAAGGATCGCGTTTTGAGCGCAAACGACAAAGTTTGTGAGAAACACTTTGAAGTGAGAAAACCACAGTCCACAACGCAAGCACTGCACGA
It contains:
- the LOC135384067 gene encoding endothelin-converting enzyme 1-like; translation: MRWLIGTSVDKSLDPCSNFYNYVCKGAVSAFKGELDHGMMFNMYVKLAFDIEQWLRNGRAQPRNQSAYEKVIATYQSCMDASDQAVEASRRYVEDFLKDHRMALTEILDFDPMTKQLEFWFADLPLMFAIEPFPRRSINQVYIQVVPHMILHRTIHGNTSVDRKAFVETVLRAIFAVKDIDGATVDSVLEGEDRIFNLSTTLDWNELIIPVSELGLFENDQTLGRRWIHAIEKYLRDDITQIKLRTPVGVAMLFSAFFGSNAVIANETVQAAVAWMLTYNLYASAGFDDDRTDITRTRQRCLSDIFQVFPSVAASKVLLEVVNRSRVNAVNAMMDEVSKQIGVSFMNSKWLDNDTKKRALKKLSLVIRLLGYHYDMMSPQEYDNYLKYVPDMKGVYIQNILDASKGQAKHYWGAWKPNALNLSIHQQTVSIPLYAVNGVNFGGLNMIFVPAASFYRPLFTYGGPPELNYAGVGHIITHEIMHSFDNNGVYRNGYGDVDPWFTNQSIEAFGNLQACYSDQIDRAPRARAFLDYPHEYLADTLAMESLTRAYQKASAISNVTLGNVKGLTSDQLFYITGCLMWCGVPSLVKSGSHPDLDERCNVPFTNSEHFSETFSCRPDAPMNPSKKCRFF